In Coccidioides posadasii str. Silveira chromosome 4, complete sequence, one genomic interval encodes:
- a CDS encoding uncharacterized protein (EggNog:ENOG410PGZF~COG:Z~BUSCO:7326at33183) has product MASVTSLDKDLRSLRLSRYTPQAANEIRDWIEEVLQERLPPGDFLEALKDGVALCRLVNLAVGSPGVKYKVSTMPFVQMENISHFLHACQMAPLSLQPHDVFLTVDLYESKDPAQVLQCLIAFSRRAHTIQPARFPRAIGKIKSDLVSPQLSGSSQTGFKAPSASGRNRGTSNVSESGSKPFSPVSGRSSPEKRPPASPSSPGSAKVSAWSTKTEEATTLPAWNIHQYGYMGGASQGNLGISFGARRQITSQTPPVPSLAEKERRRKEAAEEEERRRRKAEEAERQRQLEREAEEQRAREEEERRWEEETRKLREKERLAVEEEKRQWEAEQRQWEEEDRRRQQEEREAEERLEKEKQRKRGLADARLNGQFLSQYQAGQRSNRGTSPGEPAPTPESERVKALERELELAKEREKQYERERQELARSRQVSSTSNASQDSARSRPPPKPAKPSYDLTSQEEERKLLRSEWQANQDAASTFEHAPPALPPRSLPEPPVSPRPLPDPANYPKTRTDRFLATNPAPQATQPASHRPPEFSTEAEVDEENRRRVASTQKTRAGGWASKSLLEREMERERERQREWEENQKHTREAAKSGVNTAGTGPGEGGWDVNQYGYIGGDNQNRGSTGIGFGARRQIIGPRPPR; this is encoded by the exons ATGGCATCTgtcacttcactagataagGATCTCAGATCATTGCGCCTGTCTAGATACACGCCCCAGGCTGCCAATGAAATACGCGACTGGATCGAAGAGGTTTTGCAGGAGAGATTGCCTCCGGGCGACTTCCTGGAAGCGCTGAAAGATGGTGTGGCTCTTTGTCG GCTAGTTAACCTTGCCGTCGGTTCTCCGGGAGTTAAATACAAGGTCTCAACAATGCCCTTCGTTCAAATGGAAAATATATCCCACTTTCTCCACGCTTGTCAGATGGCGCCCCTGAGTCTTCAGCCCCACGATGTCTTCCTCACAGTCGATCTCTACGAGTCAAAGGATCCCGCCCAAGTCCTCCAATGCCTCATTGCATTCAGTCGGAGAGCCCATACCATCCAGCCAGCACGGTTTCCACGCGCAATTGGCAAGATCAAGAGTGATTTGGTGAGCCCTCAATTGAGTGGATCTAGTCAGACCGGCTTCAAAGCACCCTCCGCATCTGGTCGAAATCGCGGAACTAGCAACGTCAGCGAGTCTGGTTCAAAACCGTTTAGCCCCGTTTCCGGACGGTCAAGCCCGGAAAAGCGACCTCCGGCATCTCCAAGTTCTCCTGGGTCAGCCAAGGTAAGCGCCTGGAGCACTAAGACTGAGGAGGCTACGACATTACCAGCATGGAATATCCACCAGTACGGGTATATGGGAGGAGCTAGTCAGGGAAATCTGGGAATATCCTTTGGCGCAAGACGACAGATCACTTCTCAGACTCCGCCTGTCCCAAGCTTGGCCGAGAAGGAGAGACGGAGAAAGGAGGccgctgaagaagaagaaaggcgGAGACGAAAAGCGGAAGAAGCCGAGCGCCAGCGCCAACTCGAACGCGAAGCTGAGGAACAACGTGCTagggaggaagaagaaaggagaTGGGAAGAGGAGACAAGAAAGCTACGGGAAAAGGAGCGGCTTGCTGtcgaagaggaaaagagacAGTGGGAGGCGGAGCAGCGACAatgggaagaagaggatcgCCGGCGACAGCAGGAGGAAAGGGAGGCTGAAGAAAGactggagaaagaaaagcagcGGAAACGCGGCCTTGCGGATGCTCGGCTGAACGGCCAATTCTTGAGTCAGTATCAGGCGGGTCAACGATCAAACCGTGGGACTTCTCCTGGTGAACCGGCTCCCACGCCAGAGAGTGAACGTGTTAAAGCCCTCGAACGGGAACTCGAGCTTgcgaaagaaagagagaaacaaTACGAGAGAGAGCGTCAAGAACTCGCCCGCTCGCGTCAAGTATCGAGCACAAGCAACGCCTCACAAGATAGTGCGCGCAGCCGTCCACCCCCCAAGCCCGCAAAACCAAGCTACGACCTGACCTCTCAGGAGGAAGAGCGGAAACTCCTCCGGTCCGAATGGCAAGCCAACCAAGATGCTGCATCAACATTTGAACACGCACCACCCGCCTTACCACCGCGCTCTCTTCCCGAGCCGCCCGTATCTCCGCGTCCACTCCCGGACCCGGCTAACTACCCCAAAACTCGCACAGACCGATTCTTAGCGACCAACCCTGCACCACAAGCAACCCAGCCGGCCTCCCACCGACCCCCGGAATTCTCCACCGAAGCTGAAGTCGACGAAGAAAACCGCCGCCGCGTCGCTTCGACTCAAAAGACTCGTGCCGGGGGCTGGGCATCGAAGTCTCTCCTGGAGCGAGAAATGGAGCGAGAACGCGAGCGCCAGCGGGAGTGggaagaaaatcaaaagcATACTAGAGAAGCCGCTAAATCTGGCGTGAATACCGCGGGGACGGGTCCCGGTGAAGGCGGTTGGGATGTTAACCAGTACGGGTACATCGGTGGCGATAACCAGAACAGAGGCTCGACAGGGATCGGATTTGGTGCGAGGAGGCAGATTATTGGCCCGCGCCCGCCCAGATAA
- a CDS encoding uncharacterized protein (EggNog:ENOG410PGZF~COG:Z): protein MWTIFSHNISHTISICYRELDNLPTFSPSDYKAMFLFWPEALEKFLDDHHCFRLATALNIFKTVCHMPIAKTDVQGERADRYKAEDKEALETLHRREQLLEKRMAIEMKNEKHTSREMEELNILDTELKILKAKYWKHQDEMYQLQYDTVFYQPYMWRIRRAHLIRQWKAKKDNKPVTLWPKDVRACKARGGCCVRQCGCCFRPRSSLIGAEDVYSHCTKECKCCVHYFNLP, encoded by the coding sequence ATGTGGACAATATTTTCCCATAATATTAGTCACACAATATCCATTTGTTACCGGGAGCTTGACAATCTACCTACATTTTCACCCTCAGATTacaaagccatgtttctCTTCTGGCCAGAAGCCCTTGAAAAGTTCCTGGACGATCATCACTGCTTCAGACTTGCAActgccttgaatatcttcaagACTGTGTGTCACATGCCTATAGCCAAAACGGATGTGCAGGGGGAAAGAGCCGATCGTTACAAGGCCGAGGATAAGGAGGCTTTGGAGACTCTTCATCGTCGAGAGCAACTTCTGGAAAAGAGGATGGCGATTGAAATGAAAAACGAAAAGCATACATCCAGAGAGATGGAGGAACTGAATATATTGGACACTGAGCTGAAGATATTGAAGGCGAAGTACTGGAAACATCAGGATGAAATGTATCAGCTTCAGTATGATACTGTCTTCTATCAACCATACATGTGGAGAATACGGCGGGCGCATCTTATAAGACAATGGAAGGCCAAAAAGGACAACAAACCGGTTACTCTGTGGCCAAAAGACGTTAGAGCGTGCAAGGCCAGAGGGGGATGCTGCGTTCGACAATGCGGATGCTGCTTCCGCCCGCGCTCAAGTCTGATTGGAGCCGAAGATGTATATAGTCACTGCACCAAAGAGTGCAAATGCTGTGTTCACTATTTCAACTTGCCATAA